The proteins below come from a single Candida albicans SC5314 chromosome 7, complete sequence genomic window:
- the PLC1 gene encoding phosphatidylinositol phospholipase C (Phosphoinositide-specific phospholipase C (PI-PLC), delta-form; essential; roles in stress resistance, hyphal growth; upregulated in biofilm; predicted N-linked glycosylation; lacks conserved EF-hand domain) has translation MLESLNRRNSIDSNQGDNDNDNDNHSNDELSPSELYYSPSGSPPKSQLLLRKSSSPSSYSPIKSDLPNIYSHLRSNDSESPPQPSPKQQSSLSSSSSSSSSSNTKSSTTKNIFKKLLRINKSSDNIDESRSIVSNNGGSPMSDSTTVTSTLSTDTAPKRGKSIQRSQILHHTDSDSLYLENQIELRPEISKSIGNIKIPSIFTNDGMPLLKISHKSKKRILFWIDPSCFKFSWRMANSTTTTTSATTSATTSGLPQGITNTTALSNSAIISTPAIATSAIHRLSITNRTTHEFVLDDIKSIYIQNEGSGYREELNISQKLEKNWITIIYFNHKKNSLKSLHLITDNDHDFKKLISAIYNLKQLRSQLAKEFLIDLNELDENYVKMLLNKELLAGDNGNVDGNEVDIQKSHKHVREFLSFNDILKYSKRLNINVNTNHLQQIFDQVLLLSSATTEKPVSTPLFEKGLNFEQFKQFVSILKDRKDLQEIWDSLAQGKEVLQFDEIKNFIINIQKENFSDDDDNSTINLIFQKYCSNDNGWNKESLNEYLLSSYSTPYREITQTQTNYYDYPLNEYFISSSHNTYLTGRQVAGDSSVEGYIRTLQRGCRCVEIDIWNGDSNTTTTTVIGTKDDDDKNEYEPIVNHGRTFTKPISFANVIRAIKKFAFIVSPWPLILSLEIHCSPECQIKVVNILKDILGENMIIAPIDIDSVILPSPAELKHKFIIKVKKTTSFQNLIETENGSFTTSTTTTTTTTTTTTTTATSLSEDNENNKSNSSSTSSFIIRRRKNKSPKIINELSNLGIYTQGIKFRNFSLPESKTFNHCFSLGEKSINRMIKDDDKKISLDKHNRRYLMRVYPSGTRLKSSNFNPLPYWSHGVQMVATNWQTYDLGQQLNEALFENKIFQGYVLKPSVLRKPTLKSSSSNVDTRTSLTTTNSKTIRFNFEIISGHQLPKFPKDDYKDQAINPYISFEIIGAQDVQWDNNDSSPIAPTTSSSPFIRTTKIIRENGFNPNFNTKFSGSIITTTNDLIFIKFVVYASTSLNYPDYGENFPIAILVTKLNYLKQGYRYIYLNDLLGEQLVYSSIFIKIEYDEDLLNEFINK, from the coding sequence ATGTTGGAATCATTAAATCGTcgaaattcaattgatagtAATCAAGGTGATAACGACAATGACAATGACAACCATAgtaatgatgaattaagTCCATCAGAATTATATTATTCACCATCTGGTCTGCCTCCTAAATCACAATTATTACTTCGGAAATCATCTTCACCATCATCTTATTCTCCAATTAAATCTGATCTACCTAATATTTATAGTCATCTACGATCTAATGATAGTGAATCGCCGCCACAACCATCGCCGAAACAACAATCttctttatcatcatcatcatcatcatcgtcatcttcAAATACTAAATCTTCCACAACTaagaatatttttaaaaaattattacgaattaataaatcatcagataatattgatgaatcaaGATCAATTGTACTGAATAATGGTGGTTCTCCAATGAGTGATAGTACTACTGTGACATCAACTTTGTCAACTGATACCGCTCCTAAACGAGggaaatcaattcaacGAAGTCAAATTTTACACCATACTGATTCAGATTCTTTATATTtagaaaatcaaattgaattacGTCCAGAAATTTCTAAATCTATTGGTAATATTAAAATCCCGAGTATTTTCACTAATGATGGTATGccattattaaaaatatctcataaatcaaagaaaagaattttattttggatTGACCCTTCatgtttcaaattttcttggAGAATGGCTAAttcaacaaccaccaccacgTCAGCCACCACATCGGCCACAACTTCTGGATTACCCCAAGGAATTACTAATACTACCGCATTATCTAATTCAGCAATCATATCCACACCAGCAATAGCAACATCAGCTATTCATCGATTATCAATAACCAACAGAACGACTCATGAATTTGTTCTTGAtgatattaaatcaatatatatacaaaaTGAAGGTAGTGGATATCGTGAAGAATTAAATATATCtcaaaaacttgaaaaaaattggatcaccattatatattttaatcataaaaaaaatagtttaAAATCATTACATTTAATCACTGATAATGATcatgattttaaaaaattgattctggcaatttataatttaaaacaattacGTTCACAATTGGcaaaagaatttttaattgatttgaatgaattaGATGAAAATTATGTTAAAATGttattaaataaagaattacTAGCTGGTGATAATGGTAATGTTGATGGCAATGAAGTCGATATTCAGAAATCTCATAAACATGTTAGAGAGTTTCTTAGttttaatgatattttaaaatattcCAAACGATTAAATATTAATGTTAATACCAATCATTTACAACAAATTTTCGATCaagtactactactactgtcagcaacaacagaaaaGCCTGTTAGCACCCCCTTGTTTGAAAAGGGGTTAaattttgaacaatttaaacaatttgtttcaatacTTAAAGATCGGAaagatttacaagaaatttGGGATTCATTAGCTCAAGGTAAAGAAGTTTTacaatttgatgaaattaaaaatttcattattaatattcaaaaagaaaatttcagtgatgatgatgataatagtactattaatttaatttttcaaaaatattgtAGTAATGATAATGGATGGAATAAAGAAAGtttaaatgaatatttattatctAGTTATTCAACTCCATATCGTGAAATCACCCAAACCCAAACTAACTATTATGATTATCcattaaatgaatattttatttcatcATCTCATAATACTTATTTAACTGGTCGACAAGTTGCTGGTGATTCATCAGTAGAAGGGTATATACGAACATTACAACGTGGGTGTCGAtgtgttgaaattgatatttggaATGGTGATAgtaacaccaccaccaccaccgtCATTGGTACaaaagatgatgatgataagaATGAATATGAACCAATAGTTAATCATGGAAGAACGTTTACTAAACCAATAAGCTTTGCTAATGTTATAAGagcaattaaaaaatttgcttTCATTGTATCACCTTGGCCATTAATACTTAGTTTGGAAATTCATTGTTCACCGGAATGTCAAATTAAAGTAGttaatattttaaaagataTTCTTGGAGAAAATATGATTATTGCTCctattgatattgattcGGTGATATTACCATCACCAGCCGAATTGAAAcataaatttataattaaaGTGAAAAAGACAACttcatttcaaaatttaatagAAACTGAAAATGGTAGTTTCACAACAAgtactactaccaccaccaccaccactactactactactactactgcaACTTCATTAAGtgaagataatgaaaataataaatctaatAGTAGTTCTACATCATCATTCATTATAAGACGaaggaaaaataaatcaccaaaaatcatcaatgaaTTAAGTAATCTTGGAATCTATACTCAAGGGATAAAATTTcgtaatttttcattaccAGAATCTAAAACCTTTAATCATTGTTTTTCATTAGgtgaaaaatcaattaatcgAATGattaaagatgatgataaaaaaatttctttagATAAACATAATCGTCGTTATTTAATGAGAGTTTATCCACTGGGAACAAGATtaaaatcttcaaattttaatCCATTACCTTATTGGTCTCATGGTGTACAAATGGTAGCCACCAATTGGCAAACTTATGATTTAGgtcaacaattgaatgaagcattatttgaaaataaaatatttcaagGATATGTATTAAAACCAAGTGTATTAAGGAAACCAACTTTAAAATCAAGCAGTAGCAATGTCGATACAAGAACGTCAttaactactactaattcTAAAACTATTCgatttaattttgaaattataagTGGTCATCAATTACCCAAATTTCCTAAAGATGATTATAAAGATCAAGCCATTAATCCATATATatcatttgaaataattggTGCTCAAGATGTTCAATGGGATAATAATGACAGCTCACCAATTGCACCAACCACCAGTTCTTCTCCCTTTATTAGAACAACGAAAATAATTCGTGAAAATGGATTTAATCCAAATTTTAATACTAAATTTAGTGGTTCAATCatcactactactaatgatttaatatttataaaatttgttgtttatgCATCAACTTCTTTAAATTATCCTGATTATGGGGAAAATTTCCCTATTGCTATATTAGTCactaaattaaattatttaaaacaaGGTTATAGATATATTTATctaaatgatttattaggTGAACAATTGGtttattcttcaatatttataaaaattgaatatgatgaagatttattaaatgagttcataaataaataa